The proteins below come from a single Bactrocera tryoni isolate S06 unplaced genomic scaffold, CSIRO_BtryS06_freeze2 scaffold_25, whole genome shotgun sequence genomic window:
- the LOC120780770 gene encoding uncharacterized protein LOC120780770, with protein sequence MQSRNAGEIIPSTYSQATELMDFHRRMHHNFMVLNYVAKNMIYFYKGTISNEVNRDNFWRDGYDGMKNSVEGTLNNVAMLKYKLWLLSNYNNRTGRFRRFSNDFHNRHQELDTINITGYALYQHPHKFNRSVYLVPKHTARHIFLDPDAKTRTSKFSF encoded by the exons ATGCAATCCAGAAACGCTGGGGAAATAATTCCGAGCACATATTCACAAGCAACCGAATTAATGGATTTTCACAG acgAATGCATCACAATTTTATGGTACTGAATTATGTTgccaaaaatatgatttatttttacaaagGAACAATTTCTAATGAAGTCAACCGAGACAACTTCTGGCGTGATGGATATGATGGAATGAAAAATTCGGTTGAAGGCACATTAAATAATGTAGCtatgttaaaatataaattatggcTATTAAG caattaTAATAATCGCACTGGAAGATTTCGGCGATTTTCTAATGACTTTCATAACAGGCATCAGGAATTAGATACAATCAACATTACAGGCTACGCTTTATATCAACACCCACACAAATTT aACAGGAGTGTATATTTAGTTCCAAAGCATACAGCGAGACATATTTTCTTAGATCCTGACGCAAAAACAAGAACCAGTAAGTTTTCTTTTTAG